In Fusarium fujikuroi IMI 58289 draft genome, chromosome FFUJ_chr02, the genomic stretch GAATGAGGGAGGGTGTTGCAAGCGCTTACACGCAGAGGAAAAAAACGCAGTTGTCCGGTCCCGTTGCGGGCCCCCCGGTACTCCGGCCGGCTGTGGGCTCAGGTGGAAGCCGAATATCCCTGCTGCCGCATTGTGTGATATTACGGGAATCCGGTGCTTGgaaagttggagaagatgcgTGCATGTTGCATGCACTGTAGACAATGATCATAGGTACATAGTGATTTCCATGTGACACGAGACTTTATTACCCCAATATCTGAACTGGATTATTCATGTCCATTGCCCCGAGGCACAGTCTCGGGTTGGACTAAGAATTTGAGAGGCACAGGAGTTATGTTACTCCACCACGGAGGAGCTGCGGGGTGCAGCCAAGTTGAGAAGCAATATCAAGAATAGGAAAGGGTCCCCTGACGATCTTTAGAGAGAAAGTTTACTGTTTGTTAGTATCTACAGGCCTCAAGTTGAGACTCGTTATTGGAGGGCGGAAGACCCGGGCTTGGTATAAGATGGAACCTGTCCGATGAAAAACGAGCCATAACCTGCAAGTTGCACAGGCATCCCATCTCAAATGCGCGCCACCAGCCGCATGCATCTCTCCAATCGCATGGTCCATGCGGTTTTTAATCTCAAGACTCTGAATATAATGCAGTAAATTCAGTTAATCTGATGCGAAGACGGGAAGTAGAAACGGCCCGTGTAGGACGGCGTGGTATGGCAGAGACGGGCCGGTGCAGCCAGTTTTTGGACAAGGGTGTAGGATGATGTTTTGAGTGAAGTGCATGAATGATTGAGTGaggcagatgaagagatAGTCTGGGCTTGGCGTGGTTGGTATGATGGTGGTGGCTGTTTCAGGCGTAGTTCAGACGGTGATGGTTACCATGGATATCATGAATGCGTACATGTCAAGAATAGCCGGCGTTACGTAGAGGAAGAACATGGTTCATGGATGAGAATTTAGACAGTGTCAGTTATGACCAGGctataaaacctttataaaatactCTCATAGATGAGCCTGCTCTATCTATATCAGTCTCTCTGAGCCCTGGTCACGATCATACCATAATAGTCTGTGATTCAACTACAAATGCCTGAGTATAAGACAGTTGCCAAACAAGCTATTATTTTACCAGGCATGTGAAGTGCATGATCGACGAAATACAAGAGGGCGTGTCGATTTGAGAGGCCGCCTAATGTTCCCAGCCATTGGGGTAACTGTACACCAACAGGtaacctaccttacctacagGCCCGAGAGATTGGTTAACAGCCTCCCACCAACgcagcatcaccaccaccaaacatCATCCGGAGGCATTTTCTCCATTCGTAGGCCAATGACACCTGGTTATTTCCATGTACATCTCCTTCCCCATTGAATCAACGCATCCAGGCACAGTCAATCAGCGTTTTTATTTGCATAGTCTCACCTTATACATGCGGTTTCTTAGCCAAATGCCGAAATGACTCTctatcagatcagatcagccaAACAGAAACATTACCGGACCTTGCTCTTGACTCTGTCTCATCATCCATACATCATCCATGTTTTTTTCTACCTTCAGACCCGCGTTTAGCCTACCCGCTCTGTAAAGCTCCGCCTAAACAAAACAATGACAGGCTATCGTGGGGCCCTGAGAAAACTCCACACACGctgtcttttttctttgtgCATCGGTCCACGCTCCGATTTATCTTGACTTGTTTCGTTACTGGCGTTATTTTTCTGCCTCATCACAagaaaagtatttaaagctCAGAGAGGAAAAGCTTCAGATTGGGCTGGTAGCCAGAGTAcatataaaaaaagaaaagacccGGTTTTCATACTGATTGATGCCCCTCTTGGTTTGGCTGTCCTACAACACACCCCTCTCCTCAATTGGACGTGAATATTCCACCCTGTTCCAAGCTATCAGCTTTTAAACCTGACCTGAGCTTGGTTTTCTTCGTGGATCACGGACCAAACTCTCCTgtctcgagatcctcaacaACTGATCCCGATTGCTTTTCTCGCGAACTACGTCACGGCTGATTCCTTTCTGTGCGTTGAATGATTCCTATTTTTTGTTGAACCGCCTCTTTTGAGTCTCCCTTCTTGTTTCTGTCAACTGCAGTATTCTATCATAGCACACTTTGAATCGGCCCTTCATCACAGTACAGAATTATCCGATTCTTCTGTTCACATGGTGCTCATGCTATAATTCCCCACTTGAGCAGAcgattttctttttatttatcaGGTACCAACGGTTCTCGCTTGAGGCTTAAAACACTGCCCTTGTCAACACCCATTCCAGCAGCCCAGAGGTTGTAAGCAATCATTACGTCAGAGTGAGCGCTCTACTTTACTGGCTGCATTTCCTCACATTCCCTGTCTCTCTATACACCCATTCATCCAATTCATCCAGACAACCGCACTCCAAGTCCAGGCCATTTCGAAACTGACAGGGCTGTTTTATAGGTTGATCCTTAACTGGAAAATACCTCTCAAATAAAATTCTTCTATTAATTGCCGATCAGCCCCCGGCGACAGAAAAAAAAGGAGCTGTTTAAGCAACGATCTCGGAGCTATCCAAGCTTGATCAACCGTGCAACAAGTATAACCACCTGACGAATCTCACGACACGGAGCAACAGCGGCCATATTGGACATTTTCTCGTCCAAATTACAGTTGGTCTTTTTGGTTTCAACTATCAACCCTGCAGAATTCCCATCTTTCTGCCGTGCGCATTCAACCATTTCCGGTGCCATTCGCCACTTTCGGCTCGATCTTACACCTGAGCGCATCTGCGACAAAGAGGCGTTTTGCCTGCGACAAGCTACATCCCTCAACAAAACTCGACTCCTCTGCCACTCGTATTTCCAGTTCTACATCCACATGAAGTCGCCATACGAGAGAATTCAATAGCATCTCGATTAACCTTTGATTCTCGTTAACCCTTCACGTCCAACAAGACTCGAACTACGAGGACAAGAACTCTACACCAACaaataagcttcttgagcaatTCTCACACAAAACATCAGCCAGAATGACGGTCTTTGTGTGTTCTCTGTATGTTGCCTCCCTCGATGTTTTTTTGTTGCTTCCCCGCTCTAGCCCCTCCATCGTTAAAAGCCCACCAAACCTTAGCGAAAAATGACGAGCTAACATGACGATAGCTTCCTCCCCAAGACAATTCACTTCACCCTCCCCGGCACACCTCCCCTCGGCGCCGATCCTACTCGAGCTTCATTGTCCGGATCCTCAAACCACAAGCCTACAAAAGCTGCTACTCTCCCCCCCAAGCCTAAACCCGCTGCTCCAACCGGTGGTCGACCTGCGCCTTTAGCTCGCCAACCGAGTCTGTTTCAGAAAGAGGATATAACACCTCCTCATACACCGACCGAAGAGACTGATTCCAACTTGTTCGCGAACGAAGATGGATTCAGAATACAATTTCCTCATGGCGCTAGCTCCAGCATTGAGCATGCAAAGACCTGGGGCAGCCGCGCCAACCAGCCCAAGTCTCGCGCcagctctcctcctccctccGCTTCCCTCTCCGAAAACAATCGAACAATGCAAAAGGCCCGTGAACTTGGTCGTCAGGGAGTCCTTCAACCGAGACTTCTAGTTAGGAGCGACAGCCACGATCGAGTCTTTGCCTCTGCTGGCTGGATGGTTGTCAATGCCGACCAGGGCAATGGTGGTCTTCGCAATGCTGCTGATGCCGCTGCTCGCGAAGGCAAGATTGACGATATTACCTGGGTGGGCACTCTCGGTATGCCCACTGATGCCCTTGAAGGCACACAGCAGAAAGAGGACATTGAGGCTGTTCTAGCGAACGAACACAACATGCTGACTGTTTTTTGCTCCGACAAGGACTTTGATGGTCATTATGCTCATTTCTGCAAGCACATTTTGTGGCCTGTCTTCCATTACCAGATCCCCGACAACCCCAAGAGCAAGGCCTACGAAGACCATTCGTGGAAATACTACGTCAACGTTAACCAGGCCTTTGCCGACCAGATTGTTAAGAACTGGAAGCGAGGTGACGTCATCTGGATTCATGATTATCATCTGCTTCTCGTTCCTGGAATGGTCCGCAAGAAGCTCCCTGAGGCCAAGATTGGCTTCTTCTTACACGTcgctttcccttcttctgagGTCTTCCGATGCTTGGCTGTCAGAAAAGAGCTTCTAGAGGGTATGCTCGGTGCCAATCTTGTTGGCTTCCAAATTCACGAGTACGGACGCCATTTCCTCCAGACTTGCAGTCGTATCTTGAGTGCCGAGGCTACACCGGATGGTCTTCAGCTTGAAGATCGATTTATTGATGTTATTCaccttgccattggcatcGATCCTGTCAGTCTTCGTGAGCATCTTGACGCCCCAGATGTTGCAAAGTGGCTGCAGGTCCTTCAGGAGCGatacaagggcaagaagctcattgtTGCTCGTGACAAGCTTGACCACGTCCGTGGTGTTCGTCAGAAGCTTCTTTCCTACGAACTCTTCCTTAACAAGAACCCTGAGTGGCGCGAGAACGCTGTTCTCATCCAAGTCGCCCTTTCATCCAACGAAAAGAGTGATCTCGAGGCCACCGTTAGCGACATTGTGACCAGAGTCAACTCATCGTGGGCTAACCTGGCGTATCAGCCAGTGGTATACCTCAAGCAAGATATTGACTATGCTCAGTACCTTGCTCTCTTGACCATTGCCGATGCGCTCATGATTACCAGCCAACGTGAGGGTATGAACTTGACCTCCCACGAGTATCTTTTCTGCCAAGATGGAAAGCTTTTgccagagaagaagcacGGTTCTCTGATCCTCTCCGAATTCACGGGAACTTCTTCCCTCTTCGCCAAGAATGAACTTGCTGTGAACCCTTGGGATTACCGACAGTGCGCCGATGCTATCAAGCAGGCTTTGGAAAtgggcgaggaagagaaggatagaCGGTGGGAAAATCTGTACAAACGTGTCAACAGCCACACCGGCTCTCATTGGTTCACTGAGTTCCTTGGTCGCCTGGATATCGTGTATGAGGAGCAGCACAAGCGCGATCAGACATCTGTTCCTCGTTTGTCGATTCCCGCCCTTTCCAACAAATACCAGAACGCGAACCGCCGACTATTTATCATTGACTATGAGGGTACCCTGGTAGCTTGGGGCCCTGTCAACCAGATCATTCCCATCAGCCCCCAGCGAACACTTGACGTATTGAACGAcctgcttcttgacgagCGCAACACTGTCTACGTCATGTCTGGCCGACGACCTGAGGAGCTCGATAGAGTCTTCCGCCGAGTTCCCAATCTGGGCCTGATTGCTGAGAATGGATGCTTTCTCAAGGTCCATGGCAACGAAAAGTGGACTGAGATGGCTGATCTCGACCACGTCAAGGATTGGAAGGAGTCAGTGCGGCCTATCATGACATATTACCTCGAGCGTACTCCCGGTGCTGAGATCGAGGAGCGTCGCTGCAGTCTGATCTTCCACTACAAGAGTGCGGAGGACTATGAGTCCGCTTCACGACAGGCTTCAGATTGCGCCAGTCACGTCAATGATGCCTGCGAGTCTCAGCGCGTCCATGCTATTGCCCTGGATGGTTGTATCGCCGTTGAGCC encodes the following:
- a CDS encoding related to alpha,alpha-trehalose-phosphate synthase (UDP-forming); amino-acid sequence: MTVFVCSLFLPKTIHFTLPGTPPLGADPTRASLSGSSNHKPTKAATLPPKPKPAAPTGGRPAPLARQPSLFQKEDITPPHTPTEETDSNLFANEDGFRIQFPHGASSSIEHAKTWGSRANQPKSRASSPPPSASLSENNRTMQKARELGRQGVLQPRLLVRSDSHDRVFASAGWMVVNADQGNGGLRNAADAAAREGKIDDITWVGTLGMPTDALEGTQQKEDIEAVLANEHNMLTVFCSDKDFDGHYAHFCKHILWPVFHYQIPDNPKSKAYEDHSWKYYVNVNQAFADQIVKNWKRGDVIWIHDYHLLLVPGMVRKKLPEAKIGFFLHVAFPSSEVFRCLAVRKELLEGMLGANLVGFQIHEYGRHFLQTCSRILSAEATPDGLQLEDRFIDVIHLAIGIDPVSLREHLDAPDVAKWLQVLQERYKGKKLIVARDKLDHVRGVRQKLLSYELFLNKNPEWRENAVLIQVALSSNEKSDLEATVSDIVTRVNSSWANLAYQPVVYLKQDIDYAQYLALLTIADALMITSQREGMNLTSHEYLFCQDGKLLPEKKHGSLILSEFTGTSSLFAKNELAVNPWDYRQCADAIKQALEMGEEEKDRRWENLYKRVNSHTGSHWFTEFLGRLDIVYEEQHKRDQTSVPRLSIPALSNKYQNANRRLFIIDYEGTLVAWGPVNQIIPISPQRTLDVLNDLLLDERNTVYVMSGRRPEELDRVFRRVPNLGLIAENGCFLKVHGNEKWTEMADLDHVKDWKESVRPIMTYYLERTPGAEIEERRCSLIFHYKSAEDYESASRQASDCASHVNDACESQRVHAIALDGCIAVEPIDWTKRTAARKVFETLKTEMSSTQEHKTPVDFLMVIGDGREDEKVFKWANRLQEDGSVQNVVTVSLGNRNTEATATLTQGVSGVLSCLQRLASLSSS